A section of the Citrobacter farmeri genome encodes:
- the yejM gene encoding LPS biosynthesis-modulating metalloenzyme YejM: MVTHRQRYREKVSQMVSWGHWFALFNILLAIVLGSRYLFVADWPTTLAGRVYSYLSIVGHFSFLVFATYLLILFPLTFIVMSQRLMRFLSAILATAGMTLLLIDSEVFTRFHLHLNPIVWELVINPDQNEMARDWQLMFISVPVILLIEMLFATWSWQKLRSLTRRRHFAKPLAAFFFVSFITSHVVYIWADANFYRPITMQRANLPLSYPMTARRFLEKHGLLDAQEYQRRLVEQGNPEAVSVQYPLSELRYRDMGTGQNVLLITVDGLNYSRYEKQMPALAGFAEQNIAFTRHMSSGNATDNGIFGLFYGVSPSYMDGILSTRTPAALISALNQQGYQLGLFSSDGFTSPLYRQALLSDFSMPSVQTQSDEQTASQWINWLSRYAQEDNRWFSWVSFNGTNVDDSNQATFVRRYARAAGDVDKQINRVLGALRESGKLDNTVVIITAGRGVALSDEEKSFAWSRGHLQVPLIIHWPGTPAQRINSLTDHTDVMTTLMQRLLHVSTPANEYSQGQDLFNANRRHYWVTAADLSTLAITTPEMTLVLNNNGKYQTYDLRGEKIKDQKPQLSLLLQVLTDEKRFIAN; encoded by the coding sequence ATGGTAACTCATCGTCAGCGCTACCGTGAAAAAGTCTCCCAGATGGTTAGCTGGGGGCACTGGTTTGCACTGTTCAACATCCTGCTGGCCATTGTGCTCGGCAGCCGTTACCTGTTTGTCGCCGACTGGCCGACAACGCTGGCTGGTCGCGTTTACTCTTATCTGAGTATCGTCGGCCATTTCAGCTTTCTGGTGTTTGCCACTTATCTGCTGATCCTGTTCCCGCTGACGTTCATTGTGATGTCCCAGAGGCTGATGCGTTTCCTGTCAGCCATTCTGGCGACGGCAGGAATGACGCTTCTGCTGATCGACAGCGAAGTGTTTACCCGGTTCCACCTGCATCTTAATCCCATCGTCTGGGAACTGGTGATTAACCCCGACCAGAACGAGATGGCGCGTGACTGGCAGCTGATGTTCATCAGCGTGCCGGTAATCCTGCTGATTGAAATGCTGTTTGCGACCTGGAGCTGGCAAAAACTGCGCAGCCTGACGCGTCGTCGCCACTTCGCCAAGCCGCTGGCCGCCTTTTTCTTTGTCTCATTTATTACTTCACATGTGGTCTATATCTGGGCGGATGCCAATTTCTATCGCCCGATCACCATGCAGCGCGCCAACCTGCCGCTCTCCTATCCGATGACCGCACGCCGGTTTCTGGAGAAACATGGCCTGCTGGATGCGCAGGAGTATCAGCGCCGTCTGGTTGAGCAAGGAAATCCGGAAGCCGTATCCGTGCAGTATCCGTTGAGCGAGTTGCGTTATCGCGATATGGGCACCGGACAAAACGTCCTGCTGATCACGGTTGATGGCCTGAACTATTCGCGCTATGAAAAACAGATGCCTGCTCTCGCCGGATTTGCCGAGCAGAACATTGCCTTCACGCGCCACATGAGTTCCGGCAACGCTACCGACAACGGCATTTTTGGTCTGTTCTACGGCGTGTCGCCGAGCTATATGGACGGTATTTTGTCCACCCGGACGCCCGCAGCACTGATTTCGGCGCTGAACCAACAAGGCTATCAGTTGGGGCTGTTCTCCTCCGACGGCTTTACCAGCCCGCTGTATCGTCAGGCACTGCTGTCTGACTTCTCGATGCCAAGCGTACAAACGCAGTCTGACGAGCAGACCGCCAGCCAGTGGATTAACTGGCTGAGCCGCTATGCGCAGGAAGATAACCGCTGGTTCTCGTGGGTGTCGTTTAACGGCACCAACGTCGACGACAGCAACCAGGCTACTTTCGTCCGCCGCTACGCCCGCGCAGCGGGAGATGTGGATAAACAGATCAACCGCGTGCTTGGCGCGCTGCGCGAGTCAGGCAAACTGGATAACACGGTTGTGATTATCACAGCCGGCCGCGGTGTCGCGTTGAGTGATGAAGAGAAAAGCTTCGCCTGGTCGCGCGGCCACCTGCAGGTTCCGCTTATCATTCACTGGCCGGGAACCCCTGCGCAGCGGATCAACAGCCTGACCGATCATACTGATGTTATGACTACGCTAATGCAGCGTCTGCTCCATGTCAGCACCCCTGCCAATGAGTATTCGCAGGGACAGGATCTGTTCAATGCCAATCGTCGCCATTACTGGGTGACGGCAGCCGATCTCAGTACGCTGGCGATCACCACGCCTGAAATGACGCTGGTGCTGAACAACAACGGCAAGTACCAGACTTACGATTTACGCGGCGAGAAGATTAAAGATCAGAAGCCGCAGTTGAGCCTGCTGTTGCAGGTGTTGACGGACGAGAAGCGTTTTATCGCTAACTGA
- a CDS encoding YejL family protein: protein MPQISRYSDEHVEQLLTEMLNVLEKHKAPTDLSLMVLGNMVTNLINTSIAPAQRQAIANSFARALQSSVNDDKAH from the coding sequence ATGCCACAAATCTCCCGCTATAGTGACGAACACGTTGAACAACTGCTCACCGAGATGCTCAACGTACTGGAAAAACATAAGGCGCCGACTGACCTTTCCCTGATGGTGCTGGGAAATATGGTCACCAACCTTATTAATACCAGCATTGCCCCGGCTCAGCGCCAGGCGATTGCGAACTCTTTTGCCCGCGCGTTGCAGTCCTCGGTAAACGACGACAAAGCGCACTAA
- the yejK gene encoding nucleoid-associated protein YejK, which translates to MSLDINQIALHQLIKRDEQNLELVLRDSLLEPTNTVVDMMAELHRVYSAKNKAYGLFSEEGELAQALRLQRQGEEDFLAFSRAATGRLRDELAKYPFADGGIVLFCHYRYLAVEYLLVAVLNNLSSMRVNENLDINPTHYLDINHADIVARIDLTEWETNPESTRYLTFLKGRVGRKVADFFMDFLGASEGLNAKAQNRGLLQAVDDFTAEAQLDKAERQNVRQQVYSYCNEQLQAGEEIELESLSKELSGVSEVSFSEFTAEKGYELEESFPADRSTLRQLTKYAGSGGGLTINFDAMLLGERIFWDPATDTLTIKGTPPNLRDQLQRRTSGGN; encoded by the coding sequence ATGAGTCTGGATATCAACCAGATTGCCCTGCACCAGCTTATCAAGCGTGATGAGCAAAACCTTGAGCTGGTCCTGCGCGATTCATTACTGGAACCGACAAACACCGTTGTCGATATGATGGCTGAACTGCATCGGGTCTATAGCGCGAAAAATAAAGCGTATGGCCTGTTCAGCGAAGAGGGTGAACTGGCGCAAGCGCTGCGCTTGCAGCGTCAGGGTGAGGAAGATTTTCTCGCCTTTAGCCGCGCGGCAACCGGACGTTTGCGTGATGAGCTTGCCAAATACCCGTTTGCCGATGGCGGCATTGTGCTGTTCTGTCATTATCGCTATCTGGCGGTAGAGTATTTACTGGTGGCGGTGCTGAACAACTTAAGCAGCATGCGTGTTAATGAGAATCTGGATATCAACCCAACGCACTATCTGGATATTAACCATGCAGATATCGTCGCACGTATCGATCTGACCGAGTGGGAAACCAATCCGGAATCCACTCGCTATCTGACCTTCCTGAAAGGACGGGTAGGGCGCAAAGTGGCTGACTTCTTTATGGATTTCCTCGGGGCCAGCGAAGGCCTCAACGCCAAAGCGCAGAATCGTGGGCTGCTGCAAGCGGTCGATGACTTTACCGCCGAAGCGCAACTGGATAAGGCTGAGCGCCAGAACGTGCGCCAGCAGGTGTACAGCTACTGCAACGAGCAGCTTCAGGCCGGTGAAGAGATTGAACTGGAGTCGTTGTCGAAAGAGCTTTCCGGCGTCAGTGAAGTGAGCTTTAGCGAGTTTACGGCGGAGAAGGGCTATGAGCTGGAAGAGAGTTTTCCGGCCGATCGCAGCACGCTGCGTCAACTGACCAAATATGCCGGTAGCGGCGGTGGGTTAACCATTAACTTCGACGCAATGCTGTTGGGCGAGCGTATTTTCTGGGATCCGGCCACCGATACGTTGACCATTAAAGGCACGCCGCCGAACCTGCGCGATCAGCTTCAGCGTCGTACGTCAGGCGGTAACTAA
- the rplY gene encoding 50S ribosomal protein L25, with the protein MFTINAEVRKEQGKGASRRLRAANKFPAIIYGGKEAPIAIELDHDAIMNMQAKEGFYSDVLTIVVDGKEVKVKAQAVQRHAFKPKLTHIDFVRA; encoded by the coding sequence ATGTTTACTATCAACGCTGAAGTACGTAAAGAGCAGGGTAAGGGTGCGAGCCGCCGCCTGCGTGCCGCTAACAAGTTCCCGGCAATCATCTACGGTGGCAAAGAAGCCCCGATTGCTATCGAACTGGACCACGATGCCATCATGAACATGCAAGCTAAAGAAGGTTTCTATAGCGACGTTCTGACTATCGTTGTTGACGGTAAAGAAGTTAAAGTTAAAGCTCAGGCTGTACAGCGTCACGCGTTCAAGCCGAAGCTGACTCACATCGACTTCGTTCGCGCGTAA
- a CDS encoding DEAD/DEAH box helicase — translation MIFTLRPYQQEAVDATLNHFRRHRTPAVIVLPTGAGKSLVIAELARVARGRVLVLAHVKELVAQNHAKYCALGLEADIFAAGLKRKESHGKVVFGSVQSVARNLDAFQSEFSLLIVDECHRIGDDEESQYQQILTHLSNANPHIRLLGLTATPFRLGKGWIYHFHYHGMVRGDDKALFRDCIYELPLRYMIKHGYLTPPERLDMPVVQYDFSRLQAQSNGLFSEADLNRELKKQQRITPHIISQIVEFAQARKGVMIFAATVEHAKEITGLLPKEDSALITGDTPGPERDELIEAFKAQRFRYLVNVSVLTTGFDAPHVDLIAILRPTESVSLYQQIVGRGLRLAPGKTDCLILDYAGNPHDLYSPEVGSPKGKSDNVPVQVFCPACGFANTFWGKTTADGTLIEHFGRRCQGWFEDDEGHREQCDFRFRFKNCPQCNAENDIAARRCRECDAILVDPDDMLKAALKLKDALVLRCSGMTLQHGHDEKGEWLKITYYDEDGADVSERFRLQTPAQRMAFEQLFIRPHTRTPGVPLRWITAADILAQQPLLRHPDFVVARLKGQYWQVREKVFDYEGRFRRAHELRG, via the coding sequence ATGATTTTTACACTTCGCCCCTACCAGCAAGAAGCTGTGGATGCCACGCTCAACCATTTCCGCCGCCATCGCACGCCTGCGGTGATTGTTCTCCCCACCGGCGCCGGTAAAAGCCTGGTGATTGCCGAACTGGCGCGCGTCGCCAGGGGGCGTGTACTGGTGCTGGCGCACGTAAAAGAGCTGGTGGCGCAAAACCATGCCAAATACTGCGCGCTGGGGCTGGAAGCGGATATTTTTGCCGCCGGACTCAAACGCAAAGAGAGCCACGGTAAAGTGGTTTTCGGCAGCGTTCAGTCCGTGGCCCGTAATCTGGATGCCTTCCAGAGCGAATTTTCGCTGCTGATTGTCGATGAATGCCATCGCATCGGCGATGATGAAGAGAGCCAGTATCAGCAGATCCTCACGCACCTGAGTAATGCCAACCCCCACATTCGCCTGCTGGGGCTGACCGCCACCCCTTTTCGTCTCGGCAAAGGTTGGATCTATCATTTCCACTACCACGGGATGGTACGCGGCGATGACAAGGCGCTGTTTCGCGACTGCATTTATGAGCTACCGCTGCGCTATATGATTAAACACGGCTATCTCACACCGCCGGAACGACTCGATATGCCGGTGGTACAGTACGATTTCAGCCGCCTGCAGGCGCAGAGTAATGGTCTGTTTAGCGAAGCCGATCTGAACCGGGAGCTGAAAAAGCAGCAGCGTATCACGCCGCACATCATCAGCCAGATTGTTGAATTTGCCCAGGCCCGCAAAGGGGTGATGATTTTTGCCGCCACCGTCGAGCATGCGAAAGAGATTACCGGACTGCTGCCCAAAGAGGATTCTGCTCTGATTACTGGCGATACCCCCGGCCCTGAACGCGACGAACTGATAGAGGCGTTCAAAGCCCAGCGTTTTCGCTATCTGGTCAACGTCTCCGTCTTAACCACCGGCTTCGATGCCCCGCACGTCGATCTTATCGCCATCCTGCGCCCCACCGAGTCGGTCAGCCTGTACCAACAAATTGTGGGCCGCGGCCTGCGCCTCGCGCCGGGAAAAACGGACTGTTTAATTCTCGATTACGCCGGCAATCCGCACGACCTCTACTCCCCGGAAGTGGGCAGCCCGAAAGGCAAAAGTGACAACGTGCCGGTACAGGTGTTTTGCCCGGCCTGTGGTTTCGCCAACACCTTCTGGGGGAAAACCACCGCTGACGGTACCCTGATAGAACATTTCGGCCGCCGCTGCCAGGGCTGGTTTGAAGATGATGAGGGACACCGCGAACAGTGCGATTTTCGCTTTCGCTTTAAAAATTGCCCACAGTGCAATGCCGAAAACGACATTGCCGCCCGTCGCTGCCGGGAATGCGATGCGATCCTCGTCGATCCGGACGACATGCTGAAAGCGGCGCTGAAGCTAAAAGACGCGCTGGTGCTCCGCTGTAGTGGTATGACGTTGCAGCACGGCCATGACGAGAAAGGCGAATGGTTGAAAATCACCTACTACGATGAAGACGGCGCAGACGTCAGCGAACGCTTTCGCTTACAAACTCCGGCTCAGCGTATGGCGTTTGAACAACTGTTTATCCGCCCGCATACCCGCACGCCAGGCGTGCCCCTACGCTGGATCACGGCGGCGGATATCCTCGCACAGCAGCCGTTGTTACGTCATCCCGACTTTGTGGTGGCGCGGCTGAAAGGTCAATACTGGCAAGTACGGGAAAAGGTGTTCGATTACGAGGGACGTTTCCGTCGGGCACATGAATTACGCGGTTAA
- the rsuA gene encoding 16S rRNA pseudouridine(516) synthase RsuA, whose protein sequence is MRLDKFIAQQLGVSRAIAGREIRGSRVTVDGEIIRNTAFKLLPEHDVEYDGNTLVQQNGPRYFMLNKPQGYVCSTDDPDHPTILYFLDEPVAHKLHAAGRLDIDTTGLVLMTDDGQWSHRITSPRHHCEKTYLVTLESPVTDDTAEQFAKGVQLHNEKDLTKPAVLEVITPTQVRLTISEGRYHQVKRMFAAVGNHVVGLHRERIGAIILDADLEPGEYRPLTDAEIASVG, encoded by the coding sequence ATGCGACTTGATAAATTTATCGCTCAGCAACTCGGCGTCAGCCGCGCTATTGCCGGGCGTGAGATCCGCGGTAGCCGTGTTACCGTGGACGGTGAAATCATCCGAAATACCGCGTTCAAACTGCTGCCAGAACACGACGTAGAATATGATGGCAACACGCTGGTTCAGCAAAACGGCCCACGTTACTTTATGCTTAATAAACCCCAGGGCTACGTGTGTTCGACCGATGACCCGGATCACCCGACGATCCTTTACTTCCTGGATGAGCCTGTTGCGCATAAATTACACGCTGCGGGTCGCCTGGATATCGACACCACCGGTCTGGTGCTGATGACCGACGACGGGCAGTGGTCGCATCGCATCACTTCGCCACGTCATCACTGTGAGAAAACCTATCTGGTTACGCTGGAATCGCCGGTTACCGATGATACCGCAGAGCAGTTTGCAAAAGGTGTGCAACTACATAACGAGAAAGATCTCACGAAGCCGGCGGTGCTTGAAGTTATCACTCCCACGCAGGTGCGTTTGACCATCAGCGAAGGGCGTTATCACCAGGTGAAACGGATGTTTGCCGCCGTGGGCAACCACGTTGTCGGACTGCACCGCGAGCGGATCGGCGCCATTATCCTCGATGCTGACCTTGAACCGGGTGAGTATCGTCCATTGACCGACGCAGAAATTGCCAGCGTTGGCTAA
- a CDS encoding Bcr/CflA family multidrug efflux MFS transporter, which yields MTTRQHSSFAIVFILGLLAMLMPLSIDMYLPALPVISGQFGVPAGSAQMTLSTYILGFAVGQLLYGPMADSLGRKPVILGGTLVFAAAAVACALAQTIDQLIVMRFFHGLAAAAASVVINALMRDMYPKEEFSRMMSFVMLVTTIAPLMAPIIGGWVLVWLSWHYIFWILAIAAVLASVMIATLIKETLPVEKRQPFHIRTTIGNFASLFRHKRVLSYMLASGFSFAGMFSFLSAGPFVYIEINHVSPQDFGYYFALNIVFLFIMTIFNSRFVRRIGALNMFRTGLWIQLAMAVWMVLSALFGVGFWALVLGVAVFVGCVSMISSNAMAVILDEFPHMAGTASSLAGTFRFGIGALVGALLSLATFNSAWPMIWSIAFCASCSILFYLYASRPKKR from the coding sequence GTGACCACCCGGCAGCACTCGTCCTTTGCCATTGTTTTTATCCTCGGTCTGCTGGCTATGCTGATGCCACTGTCGATCGATATGTATCTTCCGGCGCTACCGGTGATCTCCGGGCAGTTTGGCGTGCCGGCGGGCAGTGCGCAGATGACGCTCAGCACCTATATTCTGGGCTTCGCCGTCGGGCAACTGCTGTATGGGCCGATGGCGGATAGCCTCGGGCGAAAGCCGGTGATCCTCGGCGGCACACTGGTGTTCGCCGCTGCTGCGGTGGCCTGTGCGCTGGCGCAAACCATCGATCAACTGATTGTCATGCGATTCTTTCACGGTCTGGCAGCCGCCGCGGCCAGCGTGGTGATCAATGCGCTGATGCGCGATATGTATCCTAAAGAAGAGTTCTCCCGCATGATGTCATTCGTCATGCTGGTGACCACGATTGCGCCGCTGATGGCGCCGATTATCGGCGGCTGGGTGCTGGTGTGGCTGAGCTGGCACTATATCTTCTGGATCCTGGCGATCGCAGCGGTGCTGGCCTCTGTCATGATCGCGACGCTCATTAAAGAGACGTTGCCGGTGGAAAAGCGCCAGCCGTTTCATATCCGCACGACGATAGGTAACTTTGCCTCGCTGTTTCGCCATAAGCGGGTGCTGAGCTATATGCTGGCAAGTGGTTTTAGCTTTGCCGGGATGTTCTCATTTCTCAGCGCCGGGCCTTTCGTGTATATCGAAATCAACCACGTATCGCCGCAGGATTTTGGTTACTACTTCGCTCTGAACATCGTCTTTCTGTTCATTATGACGATTTTTAACAGTCGCTTCGTGCGTCGGATCGGTGCGCTGAACATGTTCCGTACCGGATTGTGGATCCAACTGGCGATGGCGGTGTGGATGGTGCTCAGCGCGCTGTTTGGCGTCGGTTTCTGGGCGCTGGTGCTGGGGGTGGCGGTCTTTGTCGGCTGCGTGTCGATGATCTCCTCCAATGCGATGGCGGTGATCCTCGATGAGTTCCCACATATGGCGGGAACGGCTTCGTCGCTGGCGGGTACCTTCCGCTTTGGCATTGGCGCGCTTGTCGGCGCGTTGCTCTCTCTGGCGACGTTTAATTCGGCCTGGCCGATGATTTGGTCTATTGCTTTCTGTGCAAGCTGTTCAATTTTGTTCTATCTCTATGCGAGCCGTCCGAAAAAACGGTGA
- a CDS encoding YejG family protein encodes MTTLQLSIVHRLPQNYRWSAGFAGSKVEPIPQNGQSIENSLVALKLLSPDGDSAWPVMHKLSQALSDIEVPCSVLECEGEPCLFVNRQDEFAATCRLKNFGVAIAEPFSNNNPF; translated from the coding sequence GTGACAACATTACAGCTCTCAATCGTTCATCGCTTACCACAGAACTATCGTTGGTCAGCGGGTTTCGCAGGTTCGAAAGTTGAACCGATTCCGCAAAATGGCCAAAGCATAGAAAACAGTCTGGTGGCACTTAAACTGCTGAGTCCGGATGGCGATAGCGCCTGGCCGGTGATGCATAAACTCAGCCAGGCGCTCAGTGATATCGAGGTGCCATGCTCCGTTCTCGAGTGTGAAGGCGAACCGTGCCTGTTTGTGAATCGCCAGGATGAGTTTGCTGCGACCTGTCGCCTGAAGAATTTTGGCGTGGCCATTGCCGAACCGTTTTCTAACAACAATCCATTTTGA
- the yejF gene encoding microcin C ABC transporter ATP-binding protein YejF gives MTQPLLAIDNLTLGFRKQETVRTVVNAISLRVEAGETLALVGESGSGKSVTALSILRLLPTPPAVYLGGDIRFHGESLLHASEQTLRGVRGNKIAMIFQEPMVSLNPLHNLEKQLYEVLSLHRGMRQEAARAEILGCLDRVGIRQATKRLGDYPHQLSGGERQRVMIAMALLTRPELLIADEPTTALDVSVQAQILQLLRELQHELNMGMLFITHNLSIVRKLADSVAVMQNGQCVEQNRAAPLLQAPAHPYTQKLLNSEPAGDPVPLPMGLSPLLRVEDLRVAFPIRKGILKRVVANNEVVKGISFSLQPGETLGLVGESGSGKSTTGLALLRLITSEGSIEFDGQQLQHLKRRQLLPVRHRIQVVFQDPNSSLNPRLSVLQIIEEGLRVHQPTLSAEQREQQVMAVMAEVGLDADTRHRYPAEFSGGQRQRIAIARALILKPSLIVLDEPTSSLDRTVQAQILALLKSLQQKHRLAYIFISHDLHVVRALCHQVIVLKQGEVIEQGQCEHVFSAPQQAYTRQLLTLS, from the coding sequence ATGACGCAACCTTTGCTCGCCATTGACAATCTGACACTGGGATTTCGCAAGCAGGAAACGGTCCGCACGGTGGTTAACGCGATTTCGTTACGCGTGGAGGCCGGCGAAACGTTGGCGCTGGTGGGAGAATCCGGCTCCGGCAAGAGCGTTACCGCGCTGTCGATTCTGCGCCTGTTACCTACCCCGCCCGCAGTGTATCTCGGCGGCGATATCCGTTTTCACGGTGAGTCCTTACTGCACGCCAGTGAGCAGACCTTGCGCGGCGTACGCGGCAACAAGATCGCCATGATTTTCCAGGAGCCGATGGTGTCGCTGAACCCGCTCCACAATCTTGAAAAACAGCTCTATGAAGTGCTTTCACTACACCGGGGAATGCGCCAGGAAGCGGCACGCGCGGAGATATTAGGCTGTCTTGATCGGGTCGGCATTCGTCAGGCGACAAAACGGCTGGGCGATTATCCGCACCAACTTTCCGGGGGCGAGCGTCAGCGGGTGATGATTGCGATGGCGCTGTTAACGCGACCTGAATTGCTCATTGCCGATGAGCCGACCACTGCACTGGATGTCTCAGTACAGGCGCAGATCCTGCAACTGCTGCGTGAACTCCAGCATGAGCTAAATATGGGGATGCTGTTCATTACCCATAACCTCAGTATTGTCAGGAAACTCGCCGACAGCGTGGCGGTGATGCAAAATGGGCAATGCGTTGAACAAAACCGTGCCGCCCCTCTTCTCCAGGCACCCGCACATCCCTACACGCAGAAGTTGCTCAACAGCGAGCCAGCAGGCGACCCGGTACCGTTGCCGATGGGGCTGTCCCCCCTTCTCAGGGTCGAGGATTTACGCGTCGCTTTCCCTATTCGCAAAGGTATCCTCAAGCGCGTGGTGGCGAACAATGAGGTGGTGAAAGGCATCAGCTTCAGCCTGCAACCCGGTGAAACGCTGGGGCTGGTGGGCGAGTCAGGCTCAGGGAAAAGTACGACCGGGCTGGCACTTCTGCGGCTTATTACCTCCGAGGGCAGCATAGAATTTGACGGGCAGCAGTTACAACATCTTAAGCGCCGACAGTTGTTGCCCGTACGCCATCGTATCCAGGTGGTCTTTCAGGATCCCAACTCCTCGCTGAATCCGCGACTGAGCGTACTGCAAATCATTGAAGAGGGACTGCGCGTTCACCAGCCAACGCTCTCAGCCGAGCAGCGTGAGCAGCAGGTCATGGCCGTTATGGCGGAAGTGGGACTGGATGCCGATACGCGCCATCGCTATCCGGCGGAGTTTTCCGGCGGTCAGCGCCAGCGTATCGCGATTGCCAGAGCGCTGATCCTGAAACCGTCACTGATTGTTCTTGATGAACCCACGTCATCTCTCGATCGAACCGTGCAGGCACAAATCCTCGCGCTATTGAAATCGTTACAACAAAAGCACCGTCTGGCTTATATCTTCATAAGCCACGATCTGCACGTAGTACGCGCGTTATGCCATCAGGTGATTGTGCTGAAACAGGGAGAGGTAATCGAGCAGGGGCAATGCGAGCACGTCTTTAGCGCGCCGCAGCAGGCGTATACGCGTCAACTTCTCACGCTAAGCTGA
- a CDS encoding ABC transporter permease produces MAHLSPVNQARWARFRHNRRGFWSLWIFLVLFGLSLCSELIANDKPLLVRYDGSWYFPLVKNYSESDFGGPLATRADYQDPWLKQQLEDRGWVLWAPVRFGANSINFATDTPFPSPPSAQNWLGTDANGGDVLARVLYGTRISILFGLMLTLCSSVMGVLAGALQGYYGGKVDLWGQRFIEVWSGMPTLFLIILLSSVVQPNFWWLLAITVLFGWMSLVGVVRAEFLRTRNFDYIRAAQALGVSDRSIIFRHMLPNAMVATLTFLPFILCSSITTLTSLDFLGFGLPLGSPSLGELLLQGKNNLQAPWLGITAFLSVAILLSLLIFIGEAVRDAFDPNKAV; encoded by the coding sequence ATGGCCCATTTAAGCCCCGTCAATCAGGCCCGCTGGGCACGTTTTCGCCATAATCGTCGTGGTTTCTGGTCGCTGTGGATTTTTCTCGTCCTGTTTGGTCTGAGCCTGTGTTCTGAGCTGATTGCTAATGATAAGCCGCTGCTGGTGCGCTACGACGGAAGCTGGTACTTCCCGCTGGTCAAAAACTACAGTGAGAGCGATTTTGGCGGCCCGCTGGCAACAAGAGCGGATTACCAGGATCCGTGGCTGAAACAACAACTGGAAGACCGCGGCTGGGTCCTCTGGGCACCGGTGCGCTTTGGGGCGAACAGCATCAACTTTGCAACCGATACCCCCTTTCCCTCGCCCCCTTCGGCGCAAAACTGGCTGGGTACCGATGCCAACGGTGGCGACGTGCTGGCTCGAGTGCTTTACGGCACACGTATCTCCATTCTTTTCGGCCTGATGCTAACCCTGTGTTCAAGCGTGATGGGCGTGCTGGCCGGGGCGTTGCAGGGCTATTACGGTGGCAAAGTGGATCTCTGGGGCCAGCGTTTTATCGAGGTCTGGTCGGGCATGCCGACGCTGTTCCTGATCATTCTGCTCTCCAGCGTCGTACAACCCAACTTCTGGTGGCTGCTGGCGATTACGGTGCTGTTTGGCTGGATGAGTCTGGTGGGCGTAGTGCGTGCAGAGTTCTTACGCACGCGAAATTTTGACTATATCCGGGCCGCCCAGGCGCTCGGCGTTAGCGACCGCAGTATCATCTTTCGCCACATGTTACCCAACGCGATGGTTGCCACCCTGACTTTCTTACCGTTCATTTTATGCAGTTCCATTACCACCCTGACATCACTGGATTTCCTCGGTTTTGGTTTGCCGTTAGGCTCTCCTTCGCTGGGCGAGTTGCTCCTGCAAGGCAAAAATAACCTGCAAGCGCCGTGGCTGGGCATTACCGCCTTCCTGTCCGTGGCCATTTTACTCTCGCTGCTGATCTTTATCGGCGAGGCCGTCCGTGACGCATTCGATCCCAACAAGGCGGTGTAA